The Actinomycetes bacterium DNA window CACGAGCGGCGGGGCTCGATGAGCGTCGCGCCAGCGTCCTGGCGAATCATGCGGCGATGGGTTGCCTAACCCCCTGCCTTCAGGTACGGGACGGGCTGACGCCGCTCATCTTCCTGCCGCGCCGGATCGAGCGGCTGGTTCCTGTTCGAGCCGCGCAATTGATCTACTGCGCGCACCTCGCGGATCTGCTGCCTCACACTGCGGTCGTCTGGCGCTGGCTGGCCGCGCGTGGCTATCCGCTGATGATCGTTGATGCCTCGGGACCGTTGCCTGGGATCAGGGGCCGGTACTACCCGGGCCGGGCTGCGAAGTACTATCGCGGGCCGAACCCGGGGATCGACTGCGACCACACCTATTCCGAGATGGTCTACCTGGGGTTCTGACTAGCGCAGCCGCTTGACCGCACCGACCAGCCGTTGGCGCCCCAGTTGCGCCACCCCGTAGCGTTCAGTCGCGAGACGCCGCACCGTGTCCGGCGTCCAATCCTGCGTGAAGGTGTGCCGCGGCAACAGCCAGCCCGGGAGTTTGGCGCGACGCGCATCGCTGGTGTAGACGGTGCGATAGGAGCGCAGTTTGCGCAACACTCGGCGGTCGTAGCTGCCGAAGGGGATGGCGAAGCTATCGATCGCCTCTCCGGTGACCTCACCCAGCAGCCGGCGCGAGTCGTCCACCTCGTGGGCGAGCTCGGAATCCGTCGTGCGGCGTAGGTCGGCGTGGGCCCAGCCGTGGCTGCCGATCCCCATCCCGGCCTCCCGGAGTGCCTGGATTTGGTCGGACGACAGGTACTTCGGCTGCTCGATCCGGCCAGCGAGGACGAAGAAGGTCGCTGTAAGGCCTCGGTCGCGCAGCACCGGCAGCGCCTGCTCGTAGTCGCTGAGATTACCGTCGTCGAAGCAGATCTCGACCGGTAGGTCGGTGTGCTCGGCAAGACCCGACACCGCATCAGCCATGGTTGGCCACAGCGCGGACGGGCACCAGTACGGCTTCTCAGGCTCGGGAACACCGGGCCAGGGATCGCCGAT harbors:
- a CDS encoding polysaccharide deacetylase family protein codes for the protein MTQTNRERLIVLFHGIGDPWPGVPEPEKPYWCPSALWPTMADAVSGLAEHTDLPVEICFDDGNLSDYEQALPVLRDRGLTATFFVLAGRIEQPKYLSSDQIQALREAGMGIGSHGWAHADLRRTTDSELAHEVDDSRRLLGEVTGEAIDSFAIPFGSYDRRVLRKLRSYRTVYTSDARRAKLPGWLLPRHTFTQDWTPDTVRRLATERYGVAQLGRQRLVGAVKRLR